The Streptomyces sp. JB150 genomic interval GCTGCGCTGCCTGATCCCGCGGGTGAAGGAGAAGACGAACCGGCGCTTCCTGGACAAGATGCTGAAGAAGCACGCCGAGGCGCTGGAGGGTGTCGTCAAGGCGTACACCCGCAAGGTGGACAAGCACGTGCCCATCCACCCCGAGTACGTGGCGTCCGTCCTCGACGAGATCGCCGCCGACGACGCGGTGTTCACGGTCGACACCGGCATGTGCAACGTGTGGGCCGCCCGCTACATCACCCCCAACGGCCGCCGCCGCGTCATCGGTTCCTTCTCCCACGGCTCCATGGCGAACGCGCTGCCCATGGCGATCGGCGCCCAGTTCACCGACCGCCGCCGCCAGGTCGTGTCGATGTCCGGGGACGGCGGCTTCTCCATGCTGATGGGTGACTTCCTCACCCTCGTCCAGTACGACCTGCCGGTCAAGGTGGTGCTCTTCGACAACTCCTCGCTGGGCATGGTGGAGCTGGAGATGATGGTCGCCGGACTGCCCTCCTACGGCACCACCAACAAGAACCCCGACTTCGCCGCCGTCGCCCGCGCGTGCGGTGCCTACGGCGTACGGGTCGAGAAGCCCAAGGAACTGGCCGGCGCGCTCAAGGACGCCTTCCGGCACAAGGGCCCCGCCCTCGTCGACGTCGTCACCGACCCCAACGCCCTGTCCATCCCGCCGAAGATCAAGGCCGAGATGGTCACCGGCTTCGCCCTCTCCGCCTCGAAGATCGTCCTGGACGGCGGCGTCGGCAAGATGCTCCAGCTGGCCCGCTCCAACCTCCGCAACGTGCCCCGGCCTTAGCTCCACCCCCGTCCGGCCGTGCGTCGGCTCGGTCGCACCCCCTCAGCTGTCCGGCACCCAGGCGCGGGCCGAGGTGTCGTACGTGTGGTGGGGCAGGCCCTCGATGGCGCTCGTGCGGAACGGGCGGCCGTGGTCGTCGACGCGGACCGTGCCGGTGCGGCCCTGCGAGGACCAGTCCAGCTCCAGCCACCAGCGGCAGTCGCAGCCCGAGGTGCGCGCGGTGACCAGCAGCACCTCCGGATCCTCGGCGGACACCCGGTACGGCAGCCGGACCGCCGGGATCGGGGTTCCGGCGTCGTTCCCGGGCACCGAGCGGGCGATCGGCCGGTCCTTGTCCAGGTCCACCGCGAAGTGGCGGGGCGTGAGCGCGCCCCCGCAGCCCTGGTCCATGGCGTACGCGTGCCCCCGCGCGGGTTCCGCGCGCCCCGCCACCCGCACCCGCAGCGCCTCCAGCACGACCGCCGTGGCGGACAGGCCCTGCACGGAGATCCGTACGTGCGTCTCCTCGCCGTGCACCGCGCTCTGCGCCGCCGCCCACACCCCGGCGTCCTGCGGTGCCGGGGGCGGCGGGACCTGGGCGGGCGGCTTCCCGACGACGTAGTCGTGACCGCATCCCTGCGCCCACACGTGCGAGTCGACGGTCCAGGCGAGGGGGACGGCGGCGGGGGAGGAGGAGGGGGCGGCGTCGGGGGCGGGGTCGGTGCGGTGGGTGGCGGAGGAGCTGGGGCCGGACTTCTCGCGCTCCTTCTTCCCTTCCGGCGTCGTGGGTGACGCGGTCGCCGAGGACGCGGCGGGGGACGGGGACAGCGAGGGCGTCGGCGAGCTGTCCGGCGCGGCCGCGGGGGCGGTGGTACGGGACCGCGGCGCCGCCTCGGCGGAGGGGCCGCGGTCCGTGGGGAGCGCGGCGAGGCTTCCGAGGCTGCCGAGGGTGGCGAGGAAGGCGCCGGCGACGGCGGCGGTGACGACGATCCCGGCCTCGGGGAACATCGGTACAGCGATTGGCGCTGAGAACGATCATGGTTAGGGCGTGAGAGCGGTGACCCGGTTCTCGTACTCGCGGCGGGCCTTGCGCTGGGCTGGGATCACCCGGGAACCCTGGCCGCCGTTGAGTGGTTGGCAGCGGACGAGGAGCTGGCGGTGCACGGCGGGGACGGCGCTGACGCGCAGGGTGTAGCCCTGCCCGCGCCGTACGGTCGTCCCTTGGTCGAGCGCGGCCCGCTCGGCGGGCTCCAGCTCGGTGGCGTGGAGGAAGTCGGCGACCTTGCCCGGCATGTCGAGGGTGACCGGCAGCTCCGGCGCCGGAACGTCCTCCTCGATGGCAGTGTGGTCGGGTAGGAGGTCGGCGACGGCCGTGCGGATCGCGCCGCGGCTGACGCCGTGGTCGCGCGCGAGGGCGGCGATGGAGCGGCCTTCCAGGTACGCGGCGCGCACGTCGGCGCTCTTGTCGGCCGTCACGACGGGGCGGCGCCCGCCCTTGCTGCCCTTGGCTTCGGCGGCGCGCAGCCCGTCGTAGGTGAGCTCGCGCTGGAGGTCGCGTTGGAGTTCGCCGGCGGCGGCGAGGGTCTGCACCATGAACTTCACGGTCGACAGCAGCTCGCCGGTGCGCGGGTGGCGGGCGGTGAGGTCCATCGCGGAGAACGCGCCGTCGTGGATACGCAGGGCGAGACGGTCGCGGTGCAGGACGTCGAGCACGTCGAGGATGTGGCCGGTGCCGCGCACGAGGCGGAACATCTCGGAGATGTGCACGGTGTCGCCGGGCCGGGCGTAGTCGAGGAGCGCGCGGAACTTCGGGCGCTGGAGGGGGTGGCGGCGGCTGGAGGTCCCCGGGTCCTCCTCAAAGACGACCGGGTCTTCGATGCCGGCCTCGTGAAGGACGAGGTTCTGCCGGGCGGTGGACTGCTGGTCGGTCGAGACCCGCTTGTAGACCAGGTTCGCCACTCGTGGGCTCCTCCCGTTCGGAGGATCGGACCCTATCTGTCGTCAAACCCTGTCAGCAATCACCATCGGATCTGATTGGATTCGGGCCGCCGCGAACCCCGGATTCCCCAGGCTCATTGGACGCGCCCGCGGCCTGTCGTCAAACGATCGTTTGACGACAAGCAGGCGGGCCGAGCGCGTTCCTGGCTGCACGCGGTGTGGGGAGAGGCGGTGCTTTGAGCCTGGCGGCGGCGACACCAGTGGCACGGCGCCCTGGCGCCGGCCGTGGCGGGGCGGGCGTCGGCGCGGCCGGTCGTGACGGGCCGCCCGCACGCCCCGCACGGCCGCCCCGATCCGCTCCTGCCGCTGCGTCTGCGTGTCAGGGAGGTGCGGGTCGTTCGCGAGCATGTCACCGCCTTCAGCCGCGGCGCGCCGCGCGGTAGGGCGGCTCGGTCTCTCAGAGGCGGACGCCATCGATCTCGATGGTCTGGATGGAGTAGGCGCCGAACAGCAGTGAGAGGCGCTTGCCGTCCAGGCGTGCGTCGGAGATGCGCTGGTACTGGCGGGCGATGCGGTAGCGGGGGCTGGCGTCGGTGACCCAGCGGCGTGCGGTGCGGCCGACGGTGCGGAAGCGGGACAGGTCGTAGGTGACCCGCTCGGAGGTGCGGCCGCGGACGGTGACCAGGACCAGGCGGTGCTGGTCGGGGTCGTAGGCGGCGACGGTTGCCTGGTCCCCGCTGTCGATGATCAGCATGCCGGGACGGATGTGCCGGGCGTACTGCGCGAACACGAAGTACCGGTTGGTCACGAGGCGGCCGGTGCCTGGATAGGGCGTGGTGACGCCCAGCCGGCCGCCCTTGCGCCGGGTGTCGGCGCTGTAGGTGGCTTTCAGCAGGCCCCAGCTGTGGTTGCGGCCGGTGTCCTGGTCGATGACGCTGCCGGCGACCGGCTGCCAATAGCACCAGGCGGTCGGATGCAGGTAGCGCATGTCCAGCGAGATCTGGTTGGCGAGATACAAGCCGTGCTCGGCACGGTCTCCGTACTCGCTTTGCCACAGGCGCTTGCCCCTCGCGTGCACGCGGCGGTAGAGGCCGGTGCGCCAGCCGCCGTCGTCGTTCTTCATGTAGCCGTGGGTGTTCACCTGGCCGATATAGTGGTCCGCGCCGTGCTCGACCATGTGCTCCCAGGTGGTGACGGCCTGCTGGTAGTAGCTTTCGTCCGAGGCGGCCACGGCGACGTCGGACAGGCCGCGCACGTCGAGCTGCCGGCGTAGGAGGCGGACGATCCGCTGCTGGGTGGGCCTGCTCATGTGGCAGCCTTCGGTGTGCCCGGTGGCTACCCACCAGTCGGCCGTCGGCTCGTTGAACGGCTCGACGGAGCGGAAGCGGATTCCCCAGTGCTCCCGCGCCCGCTTGGCGACGATGGCGAGGTAGCGGGCGTGCTGTTCGTGGTTCCAGCTTTGCAGGTTCTCGCCGCCGTCTCGCGCGCCGCAGGGGTTGTGGTTCTTGCACATCCACCAGATCGGCGACAGGGAGAACATCTGCATCACGTTCGCCCCGCG includes:
- a CDS encoding glycoside hydrolase, coding for MTTRRQLLEAGAATVAAGAVSLLPASSAWANYTTRVNPYRRYGTWEGWGASLAFWANVFGRNDTLADLFFTRRWVSVLGRTLPGLGLNVVRYELGSCMFQPAWPGGPRMVHSPSMPAYRKIEGFWVNWRNANPNSDSWNWDNDAEQRAMLLKAKARGANVMQMFSLSPIWWMCKNHNPCGARDGGENLQSWNHEQHARYLAIVAKRAREHWGIRFRSVEPFNEPTADWWVATGHTEGCHMSRPTQQRIVRLLRRQLDVRGLSDVAVAASDESYYQQAVTTWEHMVEHGADHYIGQVNTHGYMKNDDGGWRTGLYRRVHARGKRLWQSEYGDRAEHGLYLANQISLDMRYLHPTAWCYWQPVAGSVIDQDTGRNHSWGLLKATYSADTRRKGGRLGVTTPYPGTGRLVTNRYFVFAQYARHIRPGMLIIDSGDQATVAAYDPDQHRLVLVTVRGRTSERVTYDLSRFRTVGRTARRWVTDASPRYRIARQYQRISDARLDGKRLSLLFGAYSIQTIEIDGVRL
- a CDS encoding recombinase family protein, yielding MANLVYKRVSTDQQSTARQNLVLHEAGIEDPVVFEEDPGTSSRRHPLQRPKFRALLDYARPGDTVHISEMFRLVRGTGHILDVLDVLHRDRLALRIHDGAFSAMDLTARHPRTGELLSTVKFMVQTLAAAGELQRDLQRELTYDGLRAAEAKGSKGGRRPVVTADKSADVRAAYLEGRSIAALARDHGVSRGAIRTAVADLLPDHTAIEEDVPAPELPVTLDMPGKVADFLHATELEPAERAALDQGTTVRRGQGYTLRVSAVPAVHRQLLVRCQPLNGGQGSRVIPAQRKARREYENRVTALTP